A stretch of the Pirellulales bacterium genome encodes the following:
- a CDS encoding prenyltransferase/squalene oxidase repeat-containing protein, with the protein MITGSDKRSGHSARRRRSIGRIVRRGIVAAIVCGLVAVGLRIAPARDPGSDTEKSGAEMITPRTVDAAQKGLDFLAARQHDDGAFGSGGYGRNVAVVGLAGMAFIGSGSTPSRGPYGKQVDRCVDYILSHAEESGFIDVSSASSHGPMYGHGFATMFLAECYGMTQRTDLREKLTRAVQLIINTQNKEGGWRYQPTRDQLADISVTVCEVMALRAARNAGLHVPKDTVDRAVAYIKKSQNEDGGFMYMLSGGGPSAFPRSAAAVVALYSAGIYEGPELEKGLQYILQSPQTDDIVREGHYFYGHYYAVQAMWQAGGDYWKHWFPAIRDALLKRQNDDGSWSDPIGSEYGTSMALIILQIPNNYLPIFQR; encoded by the coding sequence ATGATTACTGGCAGCGACAAGAGATCGGGGCATTCCGCAAGACGCAGGCGGTCGATCGGTCGCATTGTTCGCCGTGGCATCGTCGCGGCGATAGTTTGCGGCTTGGTCGCGGTGGGATTGCGAATTGCTCCGGCCCGCGATCCGGGAAGCGATACCGAAAAATCGGGCGCGGAAATGATCACGCCGCGAACGGTCGATGCGGCCCAAAAGGGGCTCGATTTTCTCGCCGCGCGGCAACACGACGACGGCGCTTTCGGCTCCGGCGGCTATGGCCGCAATGTGGCCGTGGTGGGCCTGGCCGGCATGGCGTTTATCGGCTCGGGGAGCACGCCAAGCCGCGGACCCTATGGCAAACAGGTCGATCGCTGTGTCGACTACATCCTTTCGCACGCCGAAGAGAGCGGCTTCATCGACGTTTCCTCGGCGTCGAGCCACGGCCCGATGTATGGGCATGGCTTCGCCACGATGTTTCTCGCCGAGTGTTATGGCATGACGCAGCGCACCGACCTCCGCGAAAAACTAACTCGCGCCGTCCAGCTCATCATCAACACGCAGAACAAGGAAGGGGGCTGGCGCTACCAGCCCACGCGCGATCAACTCGCCGACATCTCGGTTACGGTTTGCGAAGTGATGGCGCTGCGGGCCGCGCGGAATGCCGGTTTGCATGTGCCGAAAGACACCGTTGACCGGGCCGTGGCGTATATCAAGAAGAGCCAAAACGAAGACGGCGGCTTCATGTATATGCTCAGCGGCGGCGGGCCGAGCGCCTTCCCGCGCTCCGCGGCCGCGGTCGTGGCCCTCTACAGCGCGGGAATCTACGAGGGCCCGGAGCTCGAAAAGGGCCTGCAATACATCCTCCAATCGCCGCAGACCGACGACATTGTCCGCGAAGGGCATTATTTCTACGGCCACTACTATGCCGTGCAAGCCATGTGGCAAGCGGGGGGCGATTACTGGAAGCATTGGTTTCCCGCCATCCGCGATGCGCTCCTCAAGCGACAAAACGACGACGGCTCCTGGTCCGACCCCATCGGATCCGAATACGGCACGAGCATGGCGCTGATTATCTTGCAAATCCCGAACAACTACCTGCCGATCTTTCAACGCTAA